The Sporosarcina sp. FSL W7-1349 genome contains the following window.
CGTTTACTATACTAACATGCTATCTTAAATAATGTCAATATGATTTCTAAAATAAATTAAAAAAATGATTTCAGCAACTAAAGAGCGGGACCCCGCTTAGCTTACGACAAGATACACAGCTCGAGAACTGTGCCTTAATTTCTGCAAAGGACGCAGAAATTAAGGCAAATCGAACACTTCGCTGTTCGATTGACTGGCCGTAAACACGTCTATTTTTTGATAGCGATCCCCAAGCCTAAATTGTATAAGTTCCTATGCAACAAGAAATCCTCCACTCTCTAAAGCGGAGGATTACATGTAGTAATGATTCGTTCAGCAATTTTACCAACCGCACTGAAACAACCGGCTCTTTCCTCTATTGTTCCAGCCTCTCCCGGTTCACACTATATTCCCTGTGGAAGATGAAATCATTTTTTGAATCCGTTTCGATTACATGGATCAATCCTTTTTCGATCAAGAATTCGATAAACACTTCCAGATTGATGGAGTACATTTCAAGTTCTTCATTCTCATGGAGTTCTTGAATCGTCCACCGCTGCTTCGTCGCCATGACGCTCCGAATGTGACGGGATCCATCCATTGTACGGTTATGGATGAAAAACTCGCTGGCCAAGAATAAGAGCTCCAGCCGTTTTTCCAAAGGTTCTTCGCTCATGATCAATTCTTCATATAGCTTATAAATCGATGGGTCAATCTTTTTCACCTGGGACCATACCGTAACCTCAGGGAATGAACCTTCCTCGATCACAGCCAATCTGGCGAGGTGATGAAGGGATTGAACAACATGGTGGTAGGCGTCCAGGTGATTTCCTTGTTCGAAATATGTTTTGCCTTCCATATAGCCTCTAACTAATTTTGAAAGCTCCAGTCCCATTTTGATATGCCGTCCATAGGAAGGGTAGGAGTGCAAAGCAGTCTTCAACTGTTCTACGTATTCGTTCCGGTCAAAATAGACTTTTCCGTAAAACAGCCAATCGACCACTTTCCGTTTGGATCCGACCAAAACCCATTTCTGGAGTTGTTTTTCACTGATGACGTGCATGGCGGCTTTTTCATGGCCGTCTGTGTAATGTTTTGTGTAAATCGGGATGTCTTCATTTGCAGTAATGATAAGAAGTATCGCGTCAAATGTATCGGTAACCGGATCTCCGGGCATCCGCTTCTCCACAAGGATGACTCCTAGCGTATCTGGAGAACTTGCCCGTTCCTGATAGATTGACCTTAGCACCTGTTCCACTACCACACCTCCTTGCCGTTAATGTTTCGACGATTCTCTCAAAAAATCCTTCCACACGAGTTAATATTCAATTACGGATTGGCGTAATTGCGTCCAGATTTTGAATCGAGCGATTCGTCGGCCAACAAAAACGCCACGTCCTTTGGCATTATCAGTGCTAGTAATTCTTATTCGCCAAAGGCTTTATCTTTATTCAGCGGGCGCTTGCACTTGCTGAATAAAGATAAATAACGGAGCGATCGAATTTTATGCTATAGTAATTGAGGATAGATGTAAGGAGGAAGGCTAGTTGAAACCTTATAAAAATAAGATAAACCGGATACGGTCGTTTGCCTTATCGCTAATATTCATCGGCGTTGTCATTATGTACATTGGAATCTTCTTTAAAAACAATGAAATTATCATGTTGCTCTTCATGGTTCTTGGAATGCTTGCCATCATCGGGAGTACGATTGTCTACGCTTGGATCGGTATGTTGTCCACCCGGGCGGTCCAAATCACCTGCCCGAATTGCGGCAGACAGACCAAAATGTTGGGCCGCGTCGATATGTGCGGGCATTGCCGCGAGCCGCTTACCTTGGACCCTTCACTCGAAGGTAAGGAGTTCGACGAAGCGTATAACCGTCCCGAAAAATCAAACGATAAAAGTAAAGTCAAATAAATAGGAGGAAGCAATTACCTCCCGTCTTCTCACGCAACATATACTAAGTTTCGTGAGATTACTATGCGAGCCCTTGGGAATTCTAAACGGATTTCCAAGGGCTTTTTATCATTTCGAGACCGTCCCTTCCTTTGCACTTAAAGTTTTTGCTCTCTGTCCCCAGAAATCATCTTACATTTTCGTCACTTCACTATCCACCAATCCAGCCTATGATACAATTTAGTTACCTTCTATATAGGACGTGAAATTGATGTTCACCATTTTAATTGTGGAAGATGAAAAGAAAATCAGTGAGTTGGTTGCCAAAGAATTACGTAAATGGGGATATGTTGCCCATTTAATTGACGATTTTCAGAAAGTGGAGGAAGTGTTTCTTCACACACAACCTCACCTCATCATTTTGGATATTAACCTGCCCTACTATAATGGCTTTTATTGGTGCGAACGGATTCGCAGACACTCTAACATCCCCATCATTTTTCTCTCTTCGCGAACTGAAATGATGGATATGATGATGGCGCTGAACATGGGCGGAGACGATTTTATCCAAAAGCCCTTTTCGATGGAAATGCTGCTCACTAAAGTACACGCCCTTCTGCGAAGATCTTATACGTACCATCAGCAGATTGAAATGGATATTCTCACTCACCGGGACATGACACTTCATCTGAAGAAAGCCGTCGTTTCCATTGGCGACCAGGAAATTGAGCTGACGAAAAATGAATTTAAGATTCTGTGTGTCCTCATTGAGCATAAACTGCAAATTGTCCAACGCGAAGAACTCATGACTGCTTTATGGGAAGATGAAAGCTTTGTCGATGACAATACACTTACAGTCAACATCAATCGTCTGCGTCGAAAATTAAGTGATTACGGTCTCGACGACTATATCCAGACGAAAAAAGGTCAGGGGTATATGCTTGTATGATCAGATCCTTCTATCACTATTTATCTTTTCAAAAACGGATCATCGCCCTATATGTGTTATTCATGACATTCCTAACGATTTTGCTATACGTGGAGCCGGCGATTCCTATCCATTTTTCCAATATGGTCTATATCCATATTATCGCTCTCGGTTTCTTCCTGCTTCACTTAGCGATCGATTATTATTCTATAACTGCATATTTTTCAAAAATGACGTCCCGCTGGTTTGATGGGGTTTTTATTCCCGATGGAATCGGAGAGCCTCATACATACGAGCAATTCTTATATACCCAATGGCTTCAGACCATCAATAATCAGCATCAACAAAAAATGGTTGCCATTACCCAAGAGAAAAAAGAGTCACTGGAATTCATGACCTCTTGGTTTCACGAAATTAAAACACCTATTGCCGTTTGCAAATTGGTTCTTGAACAGTCTTCCCATGCTGACATGCAAAATATTCAAGAAGAAATTTCCCGCATTGAACGGAATGTCGAACAAGCCCTCTACTTTGCTAAATCGGATCATTTCACCCAAGATTTCTTCATCTCACAAACCGATTTGGACAAGGTAATCCGCTCCGTTGTGAAACAACATGCCAAGGAATTCATACGACGAAAAATCAAAGTTGATTTCCAGGTTGAAACCATCCCAGTGGAAACTGATCCGAAATGGTTACGATATGTCCTTTCAGAAATCCTCTCCAATTCATTGAAATATTCCGCTGACGGAGGAACGGTCTCCATACATTCCGAAGCGGATGACAAGGAAGCCCGATTGATCATTACAGACCATGGCATCGGAATATCGCAAGCCGATCTCCCGCGCGTCTTTCAATTAGGGTTCACCGGCTCCAATGGAAGAGTTCATCAAAAATCAACCGGCATCGGTCTGTATCTAGCGAAGAAGTTAACGAACAAATTGGGACATGAATTATCGATTTCATCCCAAGAACACTCTTATACAACGGTGACCATCCACTTTCCCAAAGGGTTAGATTACCTTTCCATTGTAAAATAAAAACGAGGAGAGCCGCTGCTCCCTCGTTTTTACGTATTCACCAGTTTATTCATCGAAGCCAGTGTCATTATATAATACCCGCCATAGAGCAAAGTATAGATAACCGTGCATATCACGACAGGTGTGACGAAGTTGACGGCCATCACCCGGGATAAAGCTCCAAGGATAACAGAACTATGTCCGATGCCGACAAGGAGCGGCAAGAGAAATAGGATGAAGGTTTGTCTGGCAATCAACCTTTTCACGTTTTTTCTACTCAATCCAAGGTTACGAAGGATTTTATACCTCGACCGATCTTCCGTTGCTTCAGTCAACAATTTAAAGTGAATTACACTGCCCGTTGCCGCCAAAAAGACAAGACCTAAAAAGCCAAAAACGAATATGAGGAGTCCATAAATGGATTGGGCAAGAGCATAGTTTTCCGAAAAACTATACAATCTGAAATGCGGCTCATATAACTCCTGCTCATTCCCTATCCTTTTGTCATGAACCGCTCTGAGCTGCTCCGTTAACAAGGCGGATCCTCCCTGATGGGCGACATTGACGACACGGGTCCTAATAGGGGCTATTTCCCCTTGCATTTGTTGATATACATCATCATTCACAATAAGGACGGATGGTTGAACGTCGTAATTAAATAGGGATTCTATTTTATTGTCCACCACTTCAAGATGCAATTCCTTCCCGTTCGCCAATAATGGGAGCCTGCGACCAACGTTCTCTGTCTTCTGTTGGGAACCGATGAAATTGCGACCTAGCATAATCGTTTGCTCTCTGCCAAGTGTCGTAACTTTCTCACGGTCCAAACCGTCAGCGAGTCGATTATAGGTGCTGACTGGAATGACCGCGAACCGCTGTTCATAATAATGATAGCCGCCCGGAAGGTTTTCCAGATCATCAGATTGTCCTGGCACCATGACATACTCGAAAGTTTCATCTAACACCACGGAATGGTCCTTGTTTTGAGATAGGACCGCTGACATTTCTTCATTTAACGATACGGACGAAACTTCAAACTGATAACTGAATGGAATGTTGTCCTCCAACGTTTGCAACGTGTTGTAATACATCGTGTAAGCAAACCCAAATGCGACAAGCGTCACACCGTTCAACACGGAAATGACCGTTAAAATAATTGCATTACTCCTCAACCTGCTTTTTAATTGAGTGAACGTAATCAGATTCTTCCATCTATAATACATCCCTTTTTTGTTCTGCAGGATGGTGACGAAGAAACCACTGGCCGATTGAAATAAAAAATACGAACCCGCCACTAGAAAAAGAAGGATGCCGATCAAGTTACGTCCGAAATGGACTTCCCAGCTTTGGGATTCATACGCATGCAGGAGATTCCAGTAACTAAAACCGATCAAAACGAACGCCAATAGAGCTAATAGAAAGGATGGTTTAATCACCGATTGCACCCTGTTCTTCGCTTGAAACAAGTCAATCAGCTGAAAACGATGAGCAATCCAATATCCTTGAAACGAAGCGAATAGCATAATGAGTATAAAGACAAAAACGGTTTGTATAATGGCAGTCGTGTTAAATGTAAAATGGACAACTAGCTCAAACCCCATAACCTTTACTACTATCATGCTGAAAAACATGGAAAACACTTGCCCTAACCCAATCCCGATTCCTAAGGATAACAAGCTTAACAAAAGGTTTTCATAAAACAGCATCCAGCCAATTTCCGATTTTTTACCGCCCACTAATAAATACAGACCAATTTCCTGCTTGCGCTTTTTAATAAAAAACGAATTGGAATACCAGATAAAAGTGGCAATAAAGACGAGCAACAAGACAGACGCCCCGGTCAAAAGCGGTCCCATCTTATCTTCCCTGCCAAACGCATCGACTATTTGCTCATTATACTGAAGCGAAACAAACGTAAAATAAATTAATACACTAAAAGTGAGAGAAGCGATGTAAATGAAATACCTGCCAAAGTTATGCTTCAGATTTTTTTTGACCAAATCAACCAATGTCATAGCTGCCGCCTCCCATGGATGACAAGGTCGTGATCAATTGGTCGAAAAACCGATTTCGATCCTTATCGCCCTTCACCAATTCTGTGAATAAGCTGCCGTCCTTGATAAAAACAACCCGATCACAATAGCTGGCTGCCAACGCATCATGCGTAACCATCAAGATGGTCGTTTCATAATCCCTGTTCATGACATTGAAAGCGGTCAATAAAGCCATGGAAGATTTTGAATCCAATGCACCAGTCGGTTCATCCGCCAATACCAATGACGGGTTATGGATGATCGCCCTAGCTGCCGCCGTACGTTGTTTCTGGCCGCCCGAAGTTTGATAAGGGTATTTATCCAATATAGCTTGGATGCCTAATACGGAAGAAACTTCTTCAACTTTCTGGTCAATGTTATATGCGGAGCGATTGGAAAACGCCAACGGTAGCAATATATTTTCCCGCATCGTAAGGGAATCCAAAAGATTGTAATCTTGAAAAATGAACCCCAATTTTGTTCTCCTAAATTCGGACAACTGTTCGTCATTCATTTCCGTAATTTCTCTCCAATTAATCTGAATGCTTCCCGAAGTAGGCTTATCAATGGTCGCTAACACATTGAGCAAAGTGGTCTTCCCGGCTCCCGATGGACCCATGATACCAACGAATTCACCTTTATAGATGGTGAGATCAATACCTTTTAAAACAGAAACTATATTCGTTTTCGTTCCATACATTTTTTGCACGCCCGTAGCTTGTAATACAATCTCCATCATAATTCCCCCACGTCGTTATTTGCTTCTGTATGTTAAGGATACAGAGCGGGAGAAAAATCATCCATTGATTCAACGAACAATTTGTAAGGGTATCTTACATTTTCGTTAGGTATCGATCCGCCAGATTTCTGGCATTAAAAAAACGTCCTTCCCATAAAGGGTTGGACGCTTCTTTATTGGACAGTACCACTGCCCTCCGCACACGACGGGCAAGTACCATAGACTTCCAGACGATGCGTATTCACTTTAAAACCGGTCACATGGGAAGCGAAATGCTCCACCTCTTCCAGACCCGGATGATGAAAATCCACAATTTTCCCACAATGTTCGCAAATAATATGATAGTGATCATGTGTCACAAAATCGAACCGACTGGATGAATCCCCATACGTAAGCTCTTTGATAAGTCCCGCATTACGGAATACCCGAAGATTATTATAAACGGTCGCTACGCTCATACTAGGAAAATCTTGTTCTAGCGCTTTATATATTTCATCCGCGGTTGGATGCGCTTCGGATGAAATCAGATATTCTAAAATCGCATGTCTTTGTGGAGTAATTCTAACGCCGGTCGTTTTTAATGTGTCCAGCGCGTCTTGCAAAAGCACTTCAGACATGGCCAAACACCCCAATCCAGAAAGATTATTTCTTTATAATGATTATTATTAGTTTACTTAAGAAATAGGGTATCTGTCAACTGAAGTGCTTATTATTAGGTCAATATCCCTTGAGCGGATCAGTGATATTGAGTAAATTTCGATCGCCTTGCAGCCATTTTTCCAGATTAGCTTCGAATATTTCAAGGGACCGTTCCACATACTTCCCCGAAAAGCTGGATGCATGCGGAGAAATGAAGCAATTTGGAAGAGTCCATAACTCACTTTCTTCCGGCAATGGCTCCGTCTCAAATACATCGAGGACGGCCTGGCCAATCTCCCCTGACTTCAACGCCTCGATCAAATCGGCTTCGTCAAACAAATCCCCGCGCCCAAAATTCATGAATACCGCTGTTTCTTTCATTTCCCGGAAATGTTCTTTCGTCAGCAGCCCACGTGTCTCCGGAGTGCTCGGTAAAATGGAGATGACAAAATCGGCTTCTCCCAGCCGTTCCGATAATCGATCGAAAACGATGGTCTCCTCCATCCACTCGCTTTCCTTTCCGGATCGGTTACAGCCAATGGTCCGCACGCCGAACGCCTGAAGCAACCGCCCGATTTCGCCTCCGATGGTGCCCGGTCCGAGTATCAAGGCAGTAGATCCCCTCAACTCACGCGAGTAGACTCTTTTATTCCACTCTTTCTTTTTCTGGCGGTCGTACATGAGGAACAAAGATCGACGAACTGCCAGCATGTACGCGAGCACCGACTCCGCCATCGGGATTTTGTGGATCCCTTTTGCGTTCGTCATCAGCAGGCCACGCTCCGCGATATAGGATAGCGGCAATTTCTCAATCCCCGCGGAGGCCACCATCAGCCACTCAAGGGACTTGGCCTTCTCTAAAACCGGGATCGTAACATCGCTGCCATATGTAACGATGATTTCCGCTTGGGCGATGGCCTCATCCGACTGCTCAAAATGAAAGTCGACTTGCGGAAAACGATGTAATAGATTCTCTTTCTGATGATCTTTGATTGGAAACATAAATACAACATTCATCTAATAAACCCCCAGGACCCCTTATGAATTGATCAACTGTTCCAGCGTCGCCAACGCGTCTTCAATATGCCCCTTCACTTTCACCTTGCGCCACTCTTTCACAACCGTCCCAGTCGGGTCAATCAAGAAAGTGGAGCGCTCGATTCCCATAAACTCCTTGCCGAACATTTTCTTCATTTTCCAGACTCCGTACTGTTCAGCCACTTCATGGTCTGCATCCACGAGCAAGGAAAACGGAAGTCCGTGCTTGCCGATGAATTTTTGATGGGATGACTCATTGTCAGGACTTACCCCAAGAATGACCGCATTCAATTCACCGAACTGCTCATGGGCATCCCGGAAATCACAAGCTTGCGTCGTACAACCAGGCGTCGAGTCTTTCGGATAAAAATAAAGGATGACATATTTTTCGCCTGCAAAGTCTTTCAATGAAACCGTCTCGCCTTTTTCGTTAGGCAACGAGAAAACAGGTGCCTGCATTCCTTCTAAAGTCGTCATGAAGCATTCCTCCATTATCATCATTGTACTTACAATCGTACCGGACAACTACGCCACTTTCAATTCTTTGGCGTATCGTCCTGATTTTGTTTACAATAAAGGTCGAAATGAATGGAGGCAATTGAAATGAATCGAACAATTTCAGAACAGGTCTATACAGAAGCATGTGAGCATATCGTAGGCG
Protein-coding sequences here:
- a CDS encoding nucleotidyltransferase-like protein; this encodes MEQVLRSIYQERASSPDTLGVILVEKRMPGDPVTDTFDAILLIITANEDIPIYTKHYTDGHEKAAMHVISEKQLQKWVLVGSKRKVVDWLFYGKVYFDRNEYVEQLKTALHSYPSYGRHIKMGLELSKLVRGYMEGKTYFEQGNHLDAYHHVVQSLHHLARLAVIEEGSFPEVTVWSQVKKIDPSIYKLYEELIMSEEPLEKRLELLFLASEFFIHNRTMDGSRHIRSVMATKQRWTIQELHENEELEMYSINLEVFIEFLIEKGLIHVIETDSKNDFIFHREYSVNRERLEQ
- a CDS encoding YgzB family protein; the encoded protein is MKPYKNKINRIRSFALSLIFIGVVIMYIGIFFKNNEIIMLLFMVLGMLAIIGSTIVYAWIGMLSTRAVQITCPNCGRQTKMLGRVDMCGHCREPLTLDPSLEGKEFDEAYNRPEKSNDKSKVK
- a CDS encoding response regulator transcription factor is translated as MFTILIVEDEKKISELVAKELRKWGYVAHLIDDFQKVEEVFLHTQPHLIILDINLPYYNGFYWCERIRRHSNIPIIFLSSRTEMMDMMMALNMGGDDFIQKPFSMEMLLTKVHALLRRSYTYHQQIEMDILTHRDMTLHLKKAVVSIGDQEIELTKNEFKILCVLIEHKLQIVQREELMTALWEDESFVDDNTLTVNINRLRRKLSDYGLDDYIQTKKGQGYMLV
- a CDS encoding sensor histidine kinase — encoded protein: MIRSFYHYLSFQKRIIALYVLFMTFLTILLYVEPAIPIHFSNMVYIHIIALGFFLLHLAIDYYSITAYFSKMTSRWFDGVFIPDGIGEPHTYEQFLYTQWLQTINNQHQQKMVAITQEKKESLEFMTSWFHEIKTPIAVCKLVLEQSSHADMQNIQEEISRIERNVEQALYFAKSDHFTQDFFISQTDLDKVIRSVVKQHAKEFIRRKIKVDFQVETIPVETDPKWLRYVLSEILSNSLKYSADGGTVSIHSEADDKEARLIITDHGIGISQADLPRVFQLGFTGSNGRVHQKSTGIGLYLAKKLTNKLGHELSISSQEHSYTTVTIHFPKGLDYLSIVK
- a CDS encoding FtsX-like permease family protein translates to MTLVDLVKKNLKHNFGRYFIYIASLTFSVLIYFTFVSLQYNEQIVDAFGREDKMGPLLTGASVLLLVFIATFIWYSNSFFIKKRKQEIGLYLLVGGKKSEIGWMLFYENLLLSLLSLGIGIGLGQVFSMFFSMIVVKVMGFELVVHFTFNTTAIIQTVFVFILIMLFASFQGYWIAHRFQLIDLFQAKNRVQSVIKPSFLLALLAFVLIGFSYWNLLHAYESQSWEVHFGRNLIGILLFLVAGSYFLFQSASGFFVTILQNKKGMYYRWKNLITFTQLKSRLRSNAIILTVISVLNGVTLVAFGFAYTMYYNTLQTLEDNIPFSYQFEVSSVSLNEEMSAVLSQNKDHSVVLDETFEYVMVPGQSDDLENLPGGYHYYEQRFAVIPVSTYNRLADGLDREKVTTLGREQTIMLGRNFIGSQQKTENVGRRLPLLANGKELHLEVVDNKIESLFNYDVQPSVLIVNDDVYQQMQGEIAPIRTRVVNVAHQGGSALLTEQLRAVHDKRIGNEQELYEPHFRLYSFSENYALAQSIYGLLIFVFGFLGLVFLAATGSVIHFKLLTEATEDRSRYKILRNLGLSRKNVKRLIARQTFILFLLPLLVGIGHSSVILGALSRVMAVNFVTPVVICTVIYTLLYGGYYIMTLASMNKLVNT
- a CDS encoding ABC transporter ATP-binding protein produces the protein MEIVLQATGVQKMYGTKTNIVSVLKGIDLTIYKGEFVGIMGPSGAGKTTLLNVLATIDKPTSGSIQINWREITEMNDEQLSEFRRTKLGFIFQDYNLLDSLTMRENILLPLAFSNRSAYNIDQKVEEVSSVLGIQAILDKYPYQTSGGQKQRTAAARAIIHNPSLVLADEPTGALDSKSSMALLTAFNVMNRDYETTILMVTHDALAASYCDRVVFIKDGSLFTELVKGDKDRNRFFDQLITTLSSMGGGSYDIG
- the perR gene encoding peroxide-responsive transcriptional repressor PerR, producing the protein MSEVLLQDALDTLKTTGVRITPQRHAILEYLISSEAHPTADEIYKALEQDFPSMSVATVYNNLRVFRNAGLIKELTYGDSSSRFDFVTHDHYHIICEHCGKIVDFHHPGLEEVEHFASHVTGFKVNTHRLEVYGTCPSCAEGSGTVQ
- a CDS encoding D-2-hydroxyacid dehydrogenase; translated protein: MNVVFMFPIKDHQKENLLHRFPQVDFHFEQSDEAIAQAEIIVTYGSDVTIPVLEKAKSLEWLMVASAGIEKLPLSYIAERGLLMTNAKGIHKIPMAESVLAYMLAVRRSLFLMYDRQKKKEWNKRVYSRELRGSTALILGPGTIGGEIGRLLQAFGVRTIGCNRSGKESEWMEETIVFDRLSERLGEADFVISILPSTPETRGLLTKEHFREMKETAVFMNFGRGDLFDEADLIEALKSGEIGQAVLDVFETEPLPEESELWTLPNCFISPHASSFSGKYVERSLEIFEANLEKWLQGDRNLLNITDPLKGY
- the bcp gene encoding thioredoxin-dependent thiol peroxidase — translated: MTTLEGMQAPVFSLPNEKGETVSLKDFAGEKYVILYFYPKDSTPGCTTQACDFRDAHEQFGELNAVILGVSPDNESSHQKFIGKHGLPFSLLVDADHEVAEQYGVWKMKKMFGKEFMGIERSTFLIDPTGTVVKEWRKVKVKGHIEDALATLEQLINS